The following DNA comes from Neorhodopirellula lusitana.
CAAGGACCCTATTTCCATCTGTTAGCACGCCAACTCCGTGCTCGGCGTCATAAACCGCGTAGAATCCAATCTCCGCGATCGGATTGTCATAATAAGGGACGGATTTTCTGATCGAAATCTCAGGAGTCGCAAGCAGCAGGTCAAAGTCATCAGGCGACGAAATGACAGGGCTCTTCCGCGATGGTGAACACGCACGATACGAGTCGGCAATCGAGTTAATGTCGCCGTGCCACCACATCCCAGAATCCGGACCTGCTCCATGAACGTCATCGAAGATCGCTTTCTTGATTCTTCGCACCAACGAAGCCTGGTTCTTGACAATGCGTTTCGCAACTGTGACAGCTTTTTTTGACGGGACGTCGTCTTCGTCTTCCGCGTTGAACTTCAACGACAATTTGGTTCGACCAACGTTTCGAGAATGTGGACGATAGCGAAAAGCCTTAAAGGCTGGAAGCGTGCATGTCGCAACCCAGGCGTAGTCGCAGAACGTGAAGACGCCAATGTCAGGATGGGTCCATTTAGCCATGTAATTTCAGTCGGATAACGTCCGGCGTCACCGGGCGGGGAGAGTAAAGTTGTCCATTGCAAATCCGGTCGCAAGCCCCGCTCCGTGTGCACGCCATGGTTATCCGTCGTCTGCAGCCTGGGCATTTGCCACCAATGTATCGAAGTCAATCCGTTCAAACACCTCTTGCATGACGGCCATCTCCGTCGCCGCACATTTCGATACGATTTCAGATTCGTCATTGTTGAGATCTGGGCGGCCATCGTCAATCGCAGACTGATACTGTGCCTCCATTCTGCGGGACAGAAGCACGTAGGAATCGAGGATGTCGATTAGTTCC
Coding sequences within:
- a CDS encoding DUF6985 domain-containing protein, which translates into the protein MAKWTHPDIGVFTFCDYAWVATCTLPAFKAFRYRPHSRNVGRTKLSLKFNAEDEDDVPSKKAVTVAKRIVKNQASLVRRIKKAIFDDVHGAGPDSGMWWHGDINSIADSYRACSPSRKSPVISSPDDFDLLLATPEISIRKSVPYYDNPIAEIGFYAVYDAEHGVGVLTDGNRVLGIGYEYSVMPFNRP